The following are encoded in a window of Prochlorococcus marinus str. MIT 1013 genomic DNA:
- a CDS encoding ExbD/TolR family protein has product MLYLKEEDINKKNKIDILPMIDIIFAILAFLIISSLYLTRVDTIDVDLPKASNSIKQNNKFVNISIDKLGNIFINKESIKFEDLKVKVVNLIDETQNLIVLNADKNISHGYIIDVLDVLRSIDDLKIAISTRSVN; this is encoded by the coding sequence ATGCTTTATCTTAAAGAAGAGGATATTAATAAAAAAAATAAAATTGATATCTTACCAATGATAGATATAATCTTTGCTATTTTAGCTTTTTTAATAATTTCTAGTCTTTATTTGACTCGTGTTGATACTATTGATGTTGATTTACCAAAGGCAAGTAATTCTATCAAGCAGAATAATAAGTTTGTCAATATATCAATTGATAAGTTGGGTAATATATTTATAAATAAGGAAAGCATTAAATTTGAAGACTTAAAAGTAAAAGTAGTTAATTTGATTGATGAAACCCAGAATCTTATTGTTTTGAATGCAGATAAAAATATTTCACATGGTTATATAATTGATGTGTTAGATGTGCTTAGAAGTATTGATGATTTGAAAATAGCAATTTCTACAAGGTCAGTGAACTAG
- a CDS encoding DUF805 domain-containing protein: MNFLERVLSNYFLAWSQIFNYKDKTSRIPFWHFFILDGLIGALVSILSNNSLVNDPNDFYSIAEGYEWSYIYSIPSFLVFLALLVRRLRDIGKENLVLWTFCSFIPFYNLYIFSQPSSKQEMKLTQALGSDVEKK, encoded by the coding sequence ATGAATTTTTTAGAGAGAGTTCTTTCAAATTACTTTCTGGCTTGGAGTCAGATTTTTAATTACAAAGACAAAACAAGTAGAATCCCATTTTGGCACTTTTTTATACTTGATGGACTAATAGGAGCTTTAGTTTCAATATTATCTAACAACAGTTTAGTTAATGATCCAAATGATTTTTATTCAATCGCTGAAGGATATGAGTGGAGTTATATATATAGTATTCCTTCATTTCTAGTGTTTTTAGCCTTATTAGTAAGAAGACTTAGAGATATTGGTAAAGAAAACTTAGTTTTATGGACATTTTGTTCATTTATTCCCTTCTACAATCTATATATATTTTCACAGCCTTCTTCAAAACAAGAAATGAAACTTACTCAGGCGTTAGGGTCAGATGTTGAAAAAAAATAA
- a CDS encoding ABC-F family ATP-binding cassette domain-containing protein, translating to MLISLVNASTDFGIKNLFRNLDLHINKKERLGLIGPNGSGKSTLLRVLAGIEPLMEGERRCLSSLRISLVGQETRYDSEKSILEEVLEGCGEKRKLLLNFSKLSRKIAENPKDERLLKKLGQASELMDATGAWNLEQQCQDILRRLGIKDLDKPVKDLSGGYRKRVGLAAALVSKPDVLLLDEPTNHLDASAVEWLQNWLDHYEGALVLITHDRYVLDRITTRMVEINNGEARKYLGNYRQFLQQKVEQEQSEASTKKKFQGVLRKELAWLRQGPKARSTKQKARIQRIAEMQAKPKNHVKAKLEMNSLSRRIGKIAIEAEGVGLSLNDKENNLDLLYDFTYSFSPEDRVGIIGPNGSGKSTLLDLIAGKRLPTSGEIKLGETVHIGYLDQHTNDLNQGSGLSRKVIEFVEESALRIDHGGKQITASQLLEKFLFPPSQQHSPLLKLSGGEKRRLALCKMLIQAPNVLLLDEPTNDLDIQTLSVLEDFLEDFKGCVVVVSHDRYFLDRTIDRIFNFENGHLRRYEGNYSRFLEQKMLQERNNETKERDKIVNNSQNKRGSEIKSNPKNNKRKLSFKEARELKELDLKLPMLEKQKIYLEKKIIDSDVDISETSLRLAELIESIQEYEDRWIELSELSEAAK from the coding sequence GTGTTGATTAGTCTTGTTAATGCTTCAACAGACTTTGGAATAAAAAATCTTTTTAGAAATTTAGATCTTCACATAAATAAGAAGGAGAGACTTGGTTTGATTGGTCCAAATGGATCTGGTAAGTCAACACTTTTGAGAGTCCTTGCAGGAATTGAACCTTTGATGGAGGGAGAAAGGAGATGTTTATCATCTTTGCGGATATCTCTAGTAGGGCAAGAGACAAGGTACGACAGTGAAAAAAGTATTTTGGAAGAAGTTCTGGAAGGGTGTGGCGAAAAAAGAAAATTATTACTTAATTTCAGTAAGCTAAGTAGAAAAATCGCTGAAAATCCAAAAGATGAACGTCTTTTGAAAAAACTAGGTCAGGCGAGTGAACTTATGGATGCTACTGGGGCATGGAATTTAGAACAGCAATGCCAAGATATTCTAAGAAGACTAGGTATAAAAGATTTAGACAAGCCAGTAAAAGATCTTTCTGGTGGTTACCGCAAAAGAGTAGGACTGGCGGCTGCACTTGTCTCTAAACCTGACGTCTTACTTCTTGATGAACCTACCAATCACCTAGATGCATCTGCAGTGGAATGGCTTCAAAATTGGTTAGACCATTATGAGGGAGCTCTTGTTTTGATAACTCACGATAGATATGTGCTTGATCGCATTACTACTAGGATGGTCGAAATCAATAATGGAGAAGCTCGCAAGTATTTGGGAAATTATCGTCAATTTCTTCAACAAAAAGTTGAACAAGAACAATCAGAGGCATCTACAAAGAAAAAATTTCAAGGTGTTTTAAGAAAGGAATTAGCTTGGTTAAGGCAAGGTCCTAAAGCAAGAAGTACAAAACAAAAAGCACGTATTCAAAGGATTGCCGAAATGCAAGCGAAACCTAAAAATCATGTCAAAGCTAAATTAGAAATGAATTCATTGAGTAGAAGAATTGGAAAAATCGCAATTGAAGCTGAAGGTGTAGGACTCTCTTTAAATGATAAAGAGAATAATTTGGATCTTTTATATGATTTCACTTATAGCTTTAGTCCAGAGGATCGAGTAGGTATTATTGGTCCAAATGGAAGTGGTAAATCGACTCTTTTAGATCTAATTGCAGGTAAAAGATTGCCTACTAGTGGGGAAATAAAACTTGGAGAAACTGTTCATATTGGCTATCTCGATCAACATACAAATGATTTAAATCAAGGGAGTGGCTTAAGCCGCAAAGTTATCGAATTCGTGGAGGAATCTGCATTACGAATAGATCATGGAGGAAAACAAATTACCGCATCACAACTCTTAGAAAAATTCCTGTTTCCACCCAGTCAACAACATAGTCCTCTACTTAAACTTTCAGGAGGAGAAAAAAGAAGACTTGCCCTCTGTAAAATGCTGATACAAGCGCCCAATGTATTGTTGCTTGATGAACCTACTAATGATTTAGATATACAAACACTAAGCGTGTTAGAAGATTTTCTTGAGGACTTCAAAGGTTGTGTCGTAGTTGTATCGCATGATAGATATTTTCTTGATCGAACAATTGATCGAATTTTTAATTTTGAGAATGGTCACTTGCGAAGATATGAAGGTAATTACTCTCGATTCCTAGAACAAAAAATGTTACAGGAGCGAAATAATGAAACAAAAGAACGAGATAAGATAGTTAATAATTCACAAAACAAGCGTGGATCAGAAATAAAATCAAATCCTAAAAATAATAAGAGAAAATTAAGTTTTAAAGAAGCTAGAGAATTAAAAGAACTCGATCTAAAATTACCTATGTTAGAAAAACAGAAAATATATTTAGAAAAAAAAATAATTGATAGTGATGTAGACATTAGTGAAACCAGTCTTCGATTAGCAGAGCTAATTGAATCTATTCAGGAGTATGAGGATAGATGGATTGAACTAAGTGAGTTATCTGAGGCAGCCAAGTAA